From Deltaproteobacteria bacterium, one genomic window encodes:
- the fadI gene encoding acetyl-CoA C-acyltransferase FadI, whose amino-acid sequence MADNAPRVAIVAGLRTPFCKMGTAFKDLSALDLGATVVAELLARAGVSPRDIQRVVYGQVVPSLSAPNIAREIVLNTGMPRDTDAYSVSRACATSYQSVADVAQAILAGEIDCGIAGGADSASDVPIAVSKPLAEALVRLNAARTVADRLRAFRDVSVRDLLPQPPALREPSTGLTMGESAEKMAKENRISRAAQDEFAHRSHTLAARAWAEGKFDAEVMTVYVPPTYDTAVRRDNLVRDDSQLDRYAKLKPVFDKRHGTITAGNSSPLTDGASALLLMREDKARALGLEPLGRIVSWAFAALDPAGQMLMGPAYATPRALDRAGMTLADVDLIDMHEAFAAQVLSNTQAFESRQWARDHLGRDEAIGAIDWDRFNVNGGSIAIGHPFAATGARQIAQTLHELRRRGKSVGLCTACAAGGLGAAMILEVAQ is encoded by the coding sequence ATGGCAGACAACGCACCCCGCGTCGCGATCGTCGCGGGCCTCCGCACGCCCTTCTGCAAGATGGGCACGGCGTTCAAGGACCTGTCGGCGCTCGACCTGGGCGCCACGGTCGTGGCCGAGCTGCTCGCCCGGGCCGGCGTGTCGCCGCGTGACATCCAGCGCGTGGTCTACGGCCAGGTCGTGCCCTCGCTGTCGGCGCCGAACATCGCCCGCGAGATCGTGCTCAACACCGGCATGCCGCGCGACACCGACGCCTACAGCGTGTCGCGCGCGTGCGCCACCAGCTACCAGTCGGTCGCCGACGTGGCGCAAGCGATCCTCGCCGGCGAGATCGACTGCGGCATCGCGGGCGGCGCCGACAGCGCGTCCGACGTGCCGATCGCGGTGTCCAAGCCGCTGGCGGAGGCCCTCGTCCGCCTCAACGCGGCGCGCACCGTCGCGGACCGGCTGCGCGCGTTTCGCGACGTGAGCGTGCGGGACCTGTTGCCGCAGCCGCCGGCGCTGCGCGAGCCGTCGACCGGCCTGACCATGGGCGAGTCGGCGGAGAAGATGGCGAAGGAAAACCGCATCTCGCGCGCCGCGCAGGACGAGTTCGCCCACCGCAGCCACACGCTCGCCGCGCGCGCGTGGGCCGAGGGCAAGTTCGACGCGGAGGTCATGACGGTGTACGTGCCGCCGACGTACGACACCGCCGTGCGGCGCGACAACCTGGTGCGCGACGACTCGCAGCTCGACCGCTACGCGAAGCTCAAGCCGGTGTTCGACAAGCGCCACGGGACGATCACCGCGGGCAACAGCTCGCCGCTCACCGACGGCGCCTCCGCGCTGCTGCTGATGCGCGAGGACAAGGCGCGCGCCCTCGGGCTCGAGCCGCTGGGGCGGATCGTGAGCTGGGCGTTCGCCGCGCTCGACCCGGCCGGCCAGATGTTGATGGGGCCGGCGTACGCGACGCCGCGCGCACTCGACCGCGCCGGCATGACGCTCGCCGACGTGGATCTGATCGACATGCACGAGGCGTTTGCCGCACAGGTGCTGTCCAACACGCAGGCGTTCGAGTCGCGCCAGTGGGCGCGCGACCACCTCGGCCGCGACGAGGCGATCGGCGCGATCGACTGGGATCGGTTCAACGTCAACGGCGGATCGATCGCCATCGGCCACCCGTTCGCCGCGACCGGCGCGCGCCAGATCGCGCAAACGCTTCACGAGCTGCGCCGCCGGGGCAAATCCGTCGGACTGTGCACCGCGTGCGCAGCCGGCGGCCTCGGCGCCGCGATGATCCTGGAGGTGGCGCAATGA
- the fadJ gene encoding fatty acid oxidation complex subunit alpha FadJ, protein MTSTPRALTLDKRADGIAVVTFDVPGDSVNTLQATFADDFAEVFAKIEADDAIRAVVLRSGKKDNFVAGANIDMLRRAATPADAEALSRSGQRAMQRIEDLRVPVVAAIHGACLGGGLELAMACHARVASDSRKTQLGQPEVKLGLLPGAGGTQRLPRLVGVQAALDLMLTGKSLRAGKARSLGLVDDVVPEPILVDVAIDMARALADAPEPDRGALARVRDAVRHLLSTEDLQALALEDNPVGRKLLFDQARKKVLAQTHGNYPAPLAILEVVKTGLDKGLDAGYEAEAKAFGRLVASPEAKQLMGIFFATRALEKDSGVDDPSVEPRRVDKVGVLGAGLMGAGIAYVNSAVAGVRTRIKDKDDAGVGRGLAYIRGIHDERVARRRSTPRERLEKMALITATTDYTGFADCDVVIEAVFEDLELKQRVLRDIEDIGGDDVIFASNTSSIPIARIAEASRHPETVIGMHYFSPVHKMPLLEVIVTDATADWVTATCVALGKRQGKTVIVVRDGTGFYTSRILGPYMAEAAQLLAAGVPIDDIDAALIQFGFPVGPIALLDEVGIDVAHKVGQIAADAFGDRMPPMQGLDALIADGRHGRKNGKGFYRYDVPKKKGKRPVDDSVYAVLGVEPRTRMAPEEIARRCALQMVNEAAYCFGDGILRCARDGDIGAVFGLGFPPFRGGPFRYADALGIAALVDQLDRYAGEYGPRWAPAPVLRDMAAAGQTFHGPSAAPPRAATRRKSA, encoded by the coding sequence ATGACCTCGACCCCCCGCGCTCTCACGCTCGACAAGCGCGCCGACGGCATCGCCGTCGTCACGTTCGACGTGCCCGGCGACTCGGTCAACACGCTGCAGGCGACGTTCGCGGACGACTTCGCCGAGGTGTTCGCCAAGATCGAGGCCGACGACGCCATCCGCGCCGTCGTGCTGCGCTCGGGCAAGAAGGACAACTTCGTCGCCGGCGCCAACATCGACATGCTTCGCCGGGCGGCGACGCCGGCGGACGCCGAGGCCCTGTCGCGATCGGGCCAGCGCGCGATGCAGCGCATCGAGGATCTGCGCGTGCCGGTCGTCGCGGCGATACACGGCGCGTGCCTCGGCGGCGGCCTCGAACTCGCGATGGCGTGCCACGCGCGCGTCGCATCCGACAGCCGCAAGACCCAGCTCGGCCAGCCGGAGGTCAAACTCGGGCTGTTGCCCGGCGCCGGCGGCACCCAGCGGCTGCCGCGGCTCGTCGGCGTGCAGGCCGCCCTCGACCTGATGCTCACCGGCAAGTCGCTGCGCGCGGGCAAAGCGCGGTCGCTCGGCCTCGTCGACGACGTCGTGCCGGAGCCGATTCTCGTGGACGTCGCCATCGACATGGCGCGCGCGCTGGCCGACGCGCCGGAGCCCGACCGCGGCGCGCTCGCGCGGGTCCGCGACGCCGTCCGCCACCTGCTGTCGACGGAGGATCTGCAAGCGCTCGCCCTCGAGGACAACCCGGTCGGCCGCAAGCTGCTGTTCGACCAGGCGCGCAAGAAGGTGCTCGCCCAGACGCACGGCAACTACCCCGCGCCCCTGGCGATCCTCGAGGTCGTCAAGACCGGCCTCGACAAGGGGCTGGACGCCGGCTACGAGGCCGAGGCCAAGGCGTTCGGGCGGCTCGTGGCGTCGCCCGAGGCCAAGCAGCTCATGGGCATCTTCTTCGCCACGCGCGCGCTCGAAAAGGACTCGGGCGTCGACGATCCGAGCGTGGAGCCGCGCCGCGTCGACAAGGTCGGCGTGCTCGGCGCCGGCCTGATGGGCGCGGGGATCGCGTACGTCAACAGCGCCGTCGCCGGTGTTCGCACGCGCATCAAGGACAAGGACGACGCGGGCGTCGGGCGCGGACTCGCGTACATTCGCGGCATCCACGACGAGCGCGTCGCCCGCCGGCGCAGCACGCCGCGCGAGCGCCTCGAGAAGATGGCGCTCATCACGGCGACGACCGACTACACCGGATTCGCCGACTGCGACGTCGTCATCGAGGCGGTGTTCGAGGACCTCGAACTCAAGCAGCGCGTGCTGCGGGACATCGAGGACATCGGCGGCGACGACGTCATCTTCGCGTCGAACACGTCCTCGATCCCGATCGCGCGCATCGCCGAGGCAAGCCGGCACCCCGAGACCGTCATCGGCATGCACTACTTCTCTCCGGTCCACAAGATGCCGCTGCTCGAGGTGATCGTCACCGACGCCACGGCGGACTGGGTGACCGCGACGTGCGTCGCCCTCGGAAAACGCCAGGGCAAGACCGTGATCGTCGTGCGCGACGGGACCGGGTTTTACACGTCGCGCATCCTCGGCCCGTACATGGCCGAGGCCGCGCAGCTGCTCGCCGCCGGCGTCCCGATCGACGACATCGACGCCGCGCTCATCCAGTTCGGCTTCCCGGTGGGGCCGATTGCGCTGCTCGACGAGGTTGGCATCGACGTCGCCCACAAGGTCGGCCAGATCGCCGCCGATGCTTTCGGCGACCGCATGCCACCCATGCAGGGCCTCGACGCGCTGATCGCGGACGGCCGCCACGGCCGCAAAAACGGCAAGGGCTTCTACCGCTACGACGTCCCCAAGAAGAAGGGCAAGCGGCCCGTGGACGACAGCGTGTACGCCGTGCTCGGGGTCGAGCCGCGCACCCGCATGGCGCCCGAGGAGATTGCCCGGCGATGCGCGCTGCAGATGGTCAACGAGGCGGCCTATTGCTTCGGCGACGGCATCCTGCGCTGCGCGCGCGACGGCGACATCGGCGCGGTGTTCGGACTCGGCTTCCCGCCGTTTCGCGGCGGTCCGTTCCGCTACGCGGACGCGCTCGGCATCGCCGCGCTCGTCGACCAGCTCGACCGCTACGCCGGCGAGTACGGCCCGCGGTGGGCGCCGGCGCCCGTGTTGCGCGACATGGCGGCGGCCGGGCAGACCTTCCACGGCCCCTCGGCCGCGCCGCCGCGCGCCGCAACCCGGCGAAAATCCGCGTGA